One stretch of Nicotiana tabacum cultivar K326 chromosome 18, ASM71507v2, whole genome shotgun sequence DNA includes these proteins:
- the LOC107776747 gene encoding uncharacterized protein LOC107776747 has protein sequence MFLKTSISSTKKLFQKTLDSVKSFFAGGYQKLPKSPPCSPLLFCAGGADTNVNRSYTELEKYYTDFSTHWDCGKDKPKRKSKNKIISPSANISRQEDDVHQKIVRFTKVSPRKSNYQVLEKEREDHDSCQVLGSNDDLKRKKIMYEGKKKCQEISSPGDDLREERSYLVAQKLRELKMLEKNNEEHGRDIEEVLYYYSRLTCPTYVEIVDKFFMEMYSELFNQQATSFGYINHNMSLQRVNLY, from the coding sequence ATGTTTCTAAAAACCTCCATTTCCTCTACCAAAAAGCTCTTCCAAAAAACCCTAGATAGTGTCAAATCCTTTTTCGCCGGTGGATACCAAAAGCTTCCAAAAAGCCCTCCATGCAGTCCCCTACTTTTTTGTGCTGGCGGAGCCGATACCAATGTCAACCGAAGCTACACAGAGCTGGAAAAATATTATACCGACTTCAGTACCCATTGGGATTGCGGAAAGGACAAACCCAAGAGGAAAAGCAAGAATAAAATAATATCTCCATCAGCAAATATCTCAAGGCAAGAAGACGACGTTCACCAAAAGATCGTTAGGTTCACCAAAGTGAGCCCAAGAAAGAGTAATTATCAGGTTTTGGAAAAAGAACGTGAAGATCATGATAGTTGTCAAGTTCTTGGCTCAAATGATGATTTAAAGAGGAAGAAGATTATGTATGAAGGAAAGAAGAAATGCCAAGAAATTTCGAGTCCAGGAGATGACTTAAGAGAGGAAAGGAGTTATTTGGTGGCTCAAAAGCTAAGGGAATTGAAAATGTTAGAGAAGAATAACGAAGAGCACGGTAGggatattgaagaagttctttACTACTACTCGCGTCTCACTTGCCCGACTTATGTTGAAATTGTTGACAAGTTTTTCATGGAAATGTACTCTGAACTTTTCAACCAGCAAGCGACTTCTTTTGGGTATATTAATCATAATATGAGCCTCCAAAGAGTTAACTTGTATTAA